A part of Magnetospirillum sp. ME-1 genomic DNA contains:
- a CDS encoding biliverdin-producing heme oxygenase produces the protein MSKSFERIDDRYGLRDHLRSSTKAAHRLIDHHPLMRHLIQEGLTCRVYGDILVALYTLHAPTERALLEFVPETDVPRRSDLLKSDIEELGRVSDLVTPSVPQWDGKAPLTLNDYIGMRYVIEGSAIGGRSIREKLMVNLECSCKHVMRFFDGQHDRSHWQRFWVYVDQLDSLDATLTASASNEFFHEISELFDRHLTYRNNLLTAGLKPSSV, from the coding sequence TTGAGTAAGTCCTTTGAAAGGATTGATGATCGTTATGGCCTTCGTGATCATTTGCGAAGTTCTACAAAAGCAGCTCATCGCCTGATAGACCATCATCCATTGATGCGGCATCTGATTCAAGAAGGGCTTACGTGTCGTGTATATGGAGATATTTTAGTTGCTCTTTATACGTTACACGCCCCAACTGAACGGGCCCTCTTGGAGTTTGTGCCGGAAACTGATGTCCCGCGTCGCAGTGATCTTTTGAAGTCAGATATTGAAGAACTTGGACGAGTTAGTGATCTTGTTACGCCAAGTGTCCCCCAATGGGACGGAAAGGCCCCATTAACGCTAAATGATTATATTGGGATGCGGTATGTTATTGAAGGCTCTGCCATAGGAGGTCGTTCTATTCGAGAGAAGTTGATGGTTAATTTAGAGTGCAGCTGTAAACATGTGATGAGATTTTTTGATGGTCAACATGACCGCTCGCATTGGCAACGGTTCTGGGTTTATGTTGATCAATTGGACAGTTTAGATGCGACCTTAACCGCGAGTGCATCGAACGAATTTTTTCATGAAATCAGTGAGTTGTTTGATCGGCATCTGACCTATCGGAACAACCTATTGACGGCGGGATTGAAGCCGAGTTCGGTATAA
- a CDS encoding recombinase family protein, translating to MSFANGAPTRPLRAVIYARYSSDNQSESSIDDQVRECRAYAERLGWSVVQVYADPEISGRSAFRPEYQRMLADAERHRFDVVICEGVDRLSRRLADLAGIYDILAAEGIRIHALHSGEITDMHVSMLGLVAQQFSKDLGQKTRRGQAGRIAKGKVAGGLAYGYQALPPTKNGKTTEAGEREIVEEEAEVVRRIFTMYASGITPEEIAARLNREGVPGPGGRPWRNTTLRGQGKRGTGILRNELYVGRLVWGRASFIRMPKTGKRVARLNDPSQFQITEVPHLRIVSDELWNTVQARLEEVGRRATAGRSSNDDHGVDLNANHRPKYLLTGLLRCSCCGGSYIIIGKDRYGCNNRKRGTGMCTNSITITRQKIEERILACLRHSLMAPERVQTFMAEIQQQIKTARRDASAKQSTLRKRLGETTKAIDHMLDMVEAGTAPKSILDRLRDREAEKAQIEAELAQQHDDSVIALMPNLAEVYATKVAELAESLNDPEIKTEATELIRQLIGRVVMSPDPDAPDGMRMEVHGILGEIVALAAGQELKSKLPDLGGPGSQLSVVAGARIGLYRTRLQSRRQ from the coding sequence ATGTCCTTTGCTAATGGTGCCCCCACCCGCCCCCTTCGTGCCGTGATTTATGCGCGGTACTCCAGCGACAATCAGAGCGAGTCCAGCATCGACGACCAGGTGAGGGAGTGCCGTGCCTACGCTGAGCGTTTGGGCTGGTCAGTGGTTCAGGTCTATGCCGACCCGGAAATCAGCGGTCGCTCGGCCTTCCGCCCCGAGTATCAGCGCATGCTGGCCGACGCCGAGCGCCATCGGTTCGATGTTGTCATTTGCGAAGGCGTTGATCGGCTGAGCCGTCGTCTCGCCGATCTGGCTGGCATTTACGACATCCTCGCCGCCGAGGGGATTCGGATACACGCCCTGCACTCGGGTGAGATCACCGACATGCACGTCTCCATGCTGGGACTGGTCGCTCAGCAGTTCTCCAAGGACCTCGGTCAGAAAACCCGCCGTGGTCAGGCGGGCCGTATCGCCAAGGGCAAGGTGGCCGGTGGTTTGGCCTATGGATACCAAGCCCTCCCCCCGACCAAGAACGGCAAAACCACCGAAGCCGGAGAACGCGAGATCGTTGAAGAAGAGGCCGAGGTGGTGCGGCGAATCTTTACCATGTACGCCAGCGGAATCACCCCCGAGGAAATTGCAGCAAGGCTCAATCGCGAGGGTGTTCCAGGCCCCGGCGGACGCCCCTGGCGCAATACCACCCTGCGAGGGCAAGGTAAGCGTGGCACGGGCATTCTTCGCAACGAGTTATATGTAGGTCGGCTGGTGTGGGGTCGGGCCAGCTTCATCCGCATGCCCAAAACCGGGAAGCGTGTCGCCCGCCTCAACGACCCTTCGCAGTTCCAGATCACCGAGGTGCCCCATCTGCGTATCGTTTCGGACGAACTATGGAATACGGTGCAGGCCCGGCTGGAAGAGGTTGGCCGCAGGGCGACCGCAGGCCGCTCCAGTAACGATGATCACGGCGTTGATCTCAATGCCAACCACCGCCCCAAGTACCTGCTGACCGGGCTGCTGCGCTGCTCATGTTGCGGCGGCAGCTACATCATCATCGGCAAGGACCGCTACGGCTGTAACAACCGCAAGCGGGGCACCGGCATGTGCACCAACAGCATCACCATCACCCGCCAGAAGATCGAAGAACGCATCCTGGCCTGCCTGCGGCATTCCCTGATGGCCCCCGAGCGGGTGCAGACCTTCATGGCGGAGATACAGCAGCAGATCAAGACCGCCCGCCGGGATGCCTCCGCAAAGCAGAGCACCCTCCGGAAGCGCCTTGGAGAGACCACCAAGGCCATCGACCATATGCTGGACATGGTGGAGGCTGGCACCGCTCCGAAGTCGATCCTGGACCGCCTGCGCGACCGCGAGGCGGAGAAGGCCCAGATCGAAGCCGAACTGGCACAGCAGCACGACGACAGTGTGATCGCGCTGATGCCCAATTTGGCCGAGGTGTATGCCACCAAGGTGGCGGAGCTGGCAGAGTCCCTCAACGACCCCGAGATCAAGACCGAGGCGACGGAGCTGATCCGTCAGCTGATCGGGCGGGTCGTGATGTCTCCTGACCCCGATGCCCCCGACGGCATGCGCATGGAAGTACACGGCATATTGGGGGAGATCGTGGCCCTGGCGGCGGGCCAAGAGCTCAAAAGCAAACTCCCCGACCTTGGTGGGCCGGGGAGTCAACTGTCTGTGGTTGCGGGGGCACGCATTGGCTTATACCGAACTCGGCTTCAATCCCGCCGTCAATAG
- a CDS encoding DUF488 domain-containing protein: MMLTASWYTKLPDTCQVIGISRGTPRGMAKGYRQYKALAPGPWFRTANEEEYIERYFGEILGRLDPVQVVADLMSMAGGKTPTLVCYERPGGADWCHRAMVSLWLQQHLGIEVPEYGHDGFGLGHVMLPPLLRG; encoded by the coding sequence ATGATGCTGACCGCTTCCTGGTACACCAAGCTTCCCGACACCTGCCAGGTGATCGGCATCAGTCGGGGAACCCCTCGCGGCATGGCCAAAGGGTACCGGCAGTACAAGGCCTTGGCCCCCGGCCCCTGGTTCAGGACCGCCAATGAAGAGGAGTACATCGAGCGGTATTTCGGCGAAATCCTGGGCCGTCTCGACCCTGTGCAGGTGGTGGCCGATCTCATGTCCATGGCGGGGGGAAAGACACCCACCCTGGTCTGTTATGAGAGGCCCGGCGGGGCCGACTGGTGCCACCGCGCCATGGTATCCCTGTGGCTGCAACAGCATCTGGGAATCGAGGTGCCCGAATATGGCCATGATGGCTTCGGCCTGGGGCATGTCATGCTGCCCCCACTGCTCAGAGGGTAA